The DNA segment TATATGTTCCGCGAATTTCAAGAAGGACCGGAATGGTATGAGGCTGAAATATGGAATGCCCGGGCGGCCATTGAGTTAGGGGATTTTGCTCAGGCGAAAATTTTGCTAGAAAATTATAATATGGAGGGAAAGGCTCCTTCACGGCTGTATGGACTTTATGCAGCTACTTATGCCGATTATTATATGCGCCAGGCCAGATATGCCGAAGCCATTCCATTTATGAGAGAGGCGGTAGATGGGGCTTGGTCGAAGTATTACCGACGAAGATTTAACTTTATTTTGGCACAGCTGTATCAATCACAGGAACAGTATGCTGAGGCAAGCAAGGCCTATGAAGCGGTTATTAAATCTAACCCTCCGTATGAGATGGCCTTTAATGCCAAGGTAAATCGCGCTGGGGTGCTCTTTGAAGAAGGTGGATTGGAAGCCGTTAAAAAGGAAATTAAGCGTCTTTTGAGAGACAAACGGAATTCCGATTATGAGGACCAGATTTATTACTCTCTTGCAATGGCATACAAAGCGGAGGAGCAAGAGGACCAGGCCATGGAAAATTTTTTACTAGCCATAGAGAAAAGTATCGATAATAATTACCAAAAGGGAATGTCCTTTTTTGAATTGTCGGAAATATATTATGACAGGCCGGAATATAAACCTGCCTATTATTATTTAGATACCGCAATTGTTAATCTCAATGAAAGTTTTCCTGGTTTTCAGGTGATTCAGGCAAGGCATAAGAGTCTGAAAGGCTTGGTGTCGAATCTGGATGTTGTTGAACGTGAGGATAGTCTTTTGCGCGTTGCTGCCATGTCTGAACAGGAACGTGAGGCTTTGATTGCCGATATTATTGAGCAAGAGAAGATGAGGCTGGATGCCTTAAAGAAAAAGAAGGAAGGAGAGGCAAATGGCGATGTCTTTTGGGATCCAATAGTGAGTCAGTCTTCTGTTAGTTCCCAATCGCAAGGTGGTAAATGGTATTTTTACAACCAAACGTCGGTAGGTATGGGTAAATTGGAGTTTGAAAAGATATGGGGAAGACGAAAGCTTGAGGATAATTGGCGTAGGGCCAATAAGCAGGCCGTAATGGATGAGCCGGAGGATGTGGAAAATCCTGAAGATATGTTTGGTGAGCTGGGAGAGCTGCCAGTGGATAATGCAGGAGATAGTATAGGTGCACTGCCGGGACAGAACAAAGAAGAGTTAAGTAAGCCGTTGGGTAAGGATGCTTACTTGAAGGATATACCACTGACCCCAGCACAAAAAGAAGCTTCCAATAAACGAATTCAGGGCGCCTTGATGAACCAAGGACTGATCTATAAAGATGAACTGGAGAATATCCCTTATGCCATAGATGCCTTTTTAGAATATGCCAAGCGATATCCCCAAGGTGATTTTATAGAAGATGTATATATGAACCTGTACTTGTGTTACGAAATGCAGCGGGATACACCGAGGATGGCAGAGATAAAAACAACGATAATAAATAGGTTCCCGGATGGTGAGTTTACAGCCTATCTGAATGATCCGGGATACTTTGAGAAGAGAGAGGTCAGAAAAAGAAGAATGGAAACGCTTTATCAGGAAAGTTATGCCAGTTATCTCTTTGGTGATTTTAGTGTTCCTGTTGCTCATCTGGCCGAGGCGAAAGGTATTGATGCTGAAAATGTGCTGTTGTCTAAGTTTAAATTGTTGGCTGCACTTTCCTATGCAAAATCAGGAAGTACGGATCTTTTTGTGAATGAGCTTAGTGAGATTATTCAGGATTACCAGGGTAGTGAAGAACAAACCATGGCCAGTGCTATACTGGCTTTGTATGAGGAGGGAAGAATGCCTGTTAAGGGTGCTACTGCGTCTAACCTAGTGTCTAAACGTAATGAGGAGTTTGTCAAGGAGCAAAAAGAAATAGGCAATGCTGGTATAGATCATCAAGTGGCGACTTCTTATACTATTGATCATAAGGCGAGTCATAGTCTAGTGCTATTGGTCAATCCTGAAGCGGATATGAATAGACTGAAATTTAATATTGCAGATTATAA comes from the Saccharicrinis fermentans DSM 9555 = JCM 21142 genome and includes:
- the porW gene encoding type IX secretion system periplasmic lipoprotein PorW/SprE, with the translated sequence MRFKRIYFLLIMTVLGACSTQKNTGVRRAYHNMTAHYNVYFNGYESFKEGLKAIEENNEDDYTQVLTVFPDSKKGSESVAQSQMDRAIEKGTKLIKVHSIRKKPENKREEQSVKYKKFLSQNEFNKWVDNAYLLIGKSHFYKHDYYMAQQSFAYMFREFQEGPEWYEAEIWNARAAIELGDFAQAKILLENYNMEGKAPSRLYGLYAATYADYYMRQARYAEAIPFMREAVDGAWSKYYRRRFNFILAQLYQSQEQYAEASKAYEAVIKSNPPYEMAFNAKVNRAGVLFEEGGLEAVKKEIKRLLRDKRNSDYEDQIYYSLAMAYKAEEQEDQAMENFLLAIEKSIDNNYQKGMSFFELSEIYYDRPEYKPAYYYLDTAIVNLNESFPGFQVIQARHKSLKGLVSNLDVVEREDSLLRVAAMSEQEREALIADIIEQEKMRLDALKKKKEGEANGDVFWDPIVSQSSVSSQSQGGKWYFYNQTSVGMGKLEFEKIWGRRKLEDNWRRANKQAVMDEPEDVENPEDMFGELGELPVDNAGDSIGALPGQNKEELSKPLGKDAYLKDIPLTPAQKEASNKRIQGALMNQGLIYKDELENIPYAIDAFLEYAKRYPQGDFIEDVYMNLYLCYEMQRDTPRMAEIKTTIINRFPDGEFTAYLNDPGYFEKREVRKRRMETLYQESYASYLFGDFSVPVAHLAEAKGIDAENVLLSKFKLLAALSYAKSGSTDLFVNELSEIIQDYQGSEEQTMASAILALYEEGRMPVKGATASNLVSKRNEEFVKEQKEIGNAGIDHQVATSYTIDHKASHSLVLLVNPEADMNRLKFNIADYNFSKFLLNDYEMGKSQLPDATPVFTVSGFLNRLEALDYFYSLRERSEIFEVDGLRYKKMYVMHGKNMEYLLSSGDVEGYDQFFAENYLSAEAFKNLADERNRVEREAWNVNSQEKQQKNIAGTGESLVSEGKAPESQKETILRTKEDRKLVEKEIEVSERIRSEGESEVQEKTEREVGRQETEEPDIIEEPVQETDIKTQPIIEKTSSPFKYEEGAHHAMILFKKGYINTERMGTVFKNYTKSNYGTKYEVEHNKMGADYYYIIVKGFANASEAKTYLNKVKLNSFLMREISRTENYLWAISDNNFSRLSSAESFALYQQFYKSEY